The proteins below are encoded in one region of Bifidobacterium dentium JCM 1195 = DSM 20436:
- a CDS encoding DUF6020 family protein, translating into MPDMTEVRKSRSRGARLSGFCRWTLAVLACLWLAWCCAIGPLYWYNVGLDGFGWANMLILALSFAVFFAIVVALVRFGRGQRVLPRYFTRRHERLHEEVEGTPTTILGIVLKHVHDATHSRPGRAVHAVVIWVGRKLTRCTDCWWKLMLVFVIGWLWIPTTLLAAYGADIRSQIREFSWAWNQWTGLKQPYIGFFSFVPMDIYPTAHYMWPANPTYLTDQHNIVLTVFYGAVAAISRYFTDSNDAGIVTLAALQWLFAAFCCAATANRFFNLPWRRLGVGSFDFSHPERHDCWNQRDFMHPEAGVVARPSRLRAGAKTRFVILLFFMVCPLAVFATISLTKSPLFAFAFVWWFGVWYELHMTHIKALPTINGKPTRLRKRSMLAFFMSSVVMLISAKYAWYIIVLALILALLNDRKRWKTYVVTLLLPTVLIHGGIVFLADSGAIISGDPIESRGIQLQQIARVAKYNPQGIPADAASKLEPIFNLDQMADAYYQQDADPVKSSGIQSKKVSYKWRTVTKEDMENFNKAWLEIVKANPVIALDAFFAECFGYFDVTDLPYVSMDYYVNNDYVQEDNDWIHLYNHEWRDKVADFAKQWGKIPVFGWLVHGNLYVTLTLLIGAAEVVLRRWRSLSWHLPLLLLMGVMITAPANNFERHMLPVAFVFGFLCLQFWRESRRQRHTAVPTGS; encoded by the coding sequence ATGCCGGATATGACCGAAGTACGAAAATCCAGGAGCCGCGGTGCGCGACTCTCCGGCTTTTGCCGTTGGACGCTGGCCGTATTGGCATGTCTGTGGCTGGCATGGTGCTGCGCCATCGGGCCGCTGTACTGGTACAACGTGGGATTGGACGGCTTCGGCTGGGCCAACATGCTGATTCTGGCGCTTTCCTTCGCCGTGTTTTTCGCCATCGTCGTGGCACTGGTCAGATTCGGACGGGGCCAGCGCGTACTGCCGAGGTATTTCACACGACGGCATGAGCGGTTGCATGAAGAAGTCGAGGGCACGCCGACCACCATTCTCGGCATCGTGCTGAAGCATGTGCACGATGCCACGCATAGCCGTCCGGGGCGTGCCGTGCATGCCGTGGTCATCTGGGTCGGACGCAAGCTGACGCGTTGCACCGACTGCTGGTGGAAGCTCATGCTGGTGTTCGTGATCGGCTGGCTGTGGATTCCGACCACATTGCTGGCTGCGTACGGTGCCGACATCCGTTCGCAGATCCGTGAGTTCAGCTGGGCCTGGAACCAGTGGACCGGGCTCAAACAGCCGTATATCGGTTTCTTCTCGTTCGTGCCGATGGACATCTATCCGACCGCGCACTACATGTGGCCTGCGAACCCGACCTATCTGACCGATCAGCACAATATCGTGCTGACGGTGTTCTACGGCGCAGTAGCCGCAATCTCACGCTATTTCACGGATTCCAATGATGCGGGCATCGTGACGCTGGCGGCGTTGCAGTGGCTGTTCGCCGCCTTCTGCTGCGCGGCCACCGCAAACCGTTTTTTCAACCTGCCTTGGCGCAGACTTGGCGTCGGTTCCTTCGATTTCTCCCATCCGGAACGTCATGACTGTTGGAATCAGCGTGATTTCATGCATCCGGAAGCCGGTGTGGTCGCGCGCCCCTCCCGTTTGCGCGCCGGTGCGAAGACGCGTTTCGTGATACTGCTGTTCTTCATGGTGTGCCCGTTGGCCGTGTTCGCCACGATCTCACTAACCAAGTCGCCACTGTTCGCCTTCGCGTTCGTATGGTGGTTCGGGGTGTGGTACGAACTGCATATGACACATATCAAGGCATTGCCGACCATCAACGGCAAGCCGACGCGACTGCGCAAGCGTTCCATGCTCGCATTCTTCATGTCGAGCGTGGTGATGCTGATCAGCGCGAAATACGCCTGGTACATCATCGTGCTGGCGTTGATTCTGGCGTTGCTGAACGACCGCAAGCGCTGGAAGACCTATGTGGTCACCCTGCTGCTGCCGACCGTGCTCATCCATGGCGGCATCGTATTCCTCGCGGATTCCGGTGCGATCATCAGCGGTGACCCCATCGAAAGCCGAGGCATTCAGCTGCAGCAGATCGCGCGCGTGGCGAAATACAATCCGCAGGGCATTCCGGCGGACGCGGCCTCGAAGCTCGAGCCGATCTTCAACCTCGACCAAATGGCCGACGCATATTACCAGCAGGACGCCGACCCGGTGAAATCCTCCGGCATCCAATCCAAAAAGGTGAGCTACAAGTGGCGCACCGTCACCAAAGAGGACATGGAGAACTTCAACAAGGCGTGGCTGGAAATCGTCAAGGCGAATCCAGTGATTGCGCTGGACGCCTTCTTCGCCGAATGCTTCGGCTACTTCGATGTGACCGACCTGCCATACGTCTCGATGGACTATTACGTGAACAACGATTATGTGCAGGAAGATAACGACTGGATTCACCTGTACAACCATGAGTGGCGCGACAAAGTGGCCGACTTCGCCAAACAGTGGGGGAAAATCCCGGTGTTCGGCTGGTTGGTGCATGGCAACCTGTATGTGACGCTCACGCTACTGATCGGTGCGGCCGAGGTGGTGCTGCGTCGCTGGCGTTCGTTGTCGTGGCATCTGCCGTTGCTGCTGCTCATGGGCGTGATGATCACCGCGCCGGCGAATAATTTCGAGCGTCACATGCTGCCCGTTGCCTTCGTGTTCGGGTTCCTTTGCTTGCAGTTCTGGCGTGAGTCGCGCCGGCAACGGCATACGGCGGTGCCGACCGGCTCCTGA
- a CDS encoding biotin--[acetyl-CoA-carboxylase] ligase produces the protein MGLMDSALTMPGTCVAADCVLSLDSVGSTNTYAADLVRSGELYGDARRGGEIAVVCADAQTAGRGRLDHRWTSRPGESFTVSFVVNVPVSIVRDASIGGWLQMIAGLAVLEAIRGACPHRSAEPQLKWPNDIVVGGRKLGGILAEMVPIPDCGERVAIVFGVGLNLNVPVDRLPTENSISLQMLTSDLPDPTALRDELAARIVRDLRLRLTDFEADPQREAKRCLEAMNVVCWTLGKPCEAHFTDGSALQGRAIALNPDASLTMRDRFGALHRVTTADVGVLQNR, from the coding sequence ATGGGATTGATGGATTCGGCGTTGACGATGCCGGGCACCTGTGTTGCGGCCGATTGCGTGTTGTCCTTGGATTCGGTGGGCTCTACCAACACCTACGCCGCCGATTTGGTGCGCTCCGGTGAACTGTACGGTGATGCTCGGCGTGGAGGTGAGATCGCCGTGGTGTGTGCCGATGCGCAGACCGCCGGCCGAGGTCGCCTCGACCACCGATGGACCAGTAGGCCGGGGGAGTCGTTCACCGTCAGTTTCGTGGTGAATGTGCCCGTGTCGATCGTGCGCGACGCATCAATCGGCGGTTGGTTGCAGATGATCGCCGGATTGGCCGTATTGGAGGCGATTCGCGGGGCTTGCCCGCACCGGAGCGCCGAGCCGCAGCTCAAATGGCCGAACGATATCGTTGTCGGCGGCAGGAAACTCGGGGGCATTCTCGCCGAAATGGTGCCGATTCCCGATTGCGGCGAACGTGTGGCGATCGTGTTCGGCGTTGGCCTGAACCTCAACGTTCCCGTCGACCGTTTGCCTACGGAGAATTCAATCTCCCTGCAGATGCTCACAAGCGACCTGCCGGACCCAACCGCCTTGCGGGATGAATTGGCCGCCCGAATAGTGCGAGATCTCAGGTTGCGTCTAACCGATTTCGAGGCCGACCCTCAGCGCGAGGCCAAACGTTGCCTGGAAGCCATGAATGTGGTCTGTTGGACTTTGGGCAAGCCCTGTGAAGCGCATTTCACCGACGGTTCCGCCCTTCAAGGCCGGGCGATCGCCCTTAACCCTGATGCCTCCCTCACCATGCGGGATCGATTTGGGGCGCTTCACCGAGTCACCACCGCCGACGTGGGCGTACTCCAAAACCGGTGA
- a CDS encoding biotin transporter BioY → MYHAILTIKSLSNGKFGSIFKPVLFALLLWAASAAGEIPVPGTPVPITLQTFVIMLAALMLPWRQAGAAIALYLAAGALGLPVFAGGASTLALVGPSAGFLLGFLPAAVITSLLKGEARTDSAKGSMLTAARYCGAALVGCVAVDYLFGFIIQSAVTSVSLPVVAVASMGFVFGDVIKAVVASAVAAGLAKLR, encoded by the coding sequence ATGTACCACGCAATCCTCACCATCAAATCGCTGTCCAACGGCAAATTCGGCTCCATATTCAAACCGGTGCTGTTTGCGCTCCTACTATGGGCCGCTTCCGCCGCCGGCGAAATTCCCGTACCCGGCACCCCGGTGCCCATCACTCTGCAGACCTTTGTGATCATGCTCGCCGCCCTCATGCTGCCTTGGCGGCAGGCCGGCGCAGCCATCGCCCTGTATCTGGCCGCCGGCGCACTCGGACTGCCGGTATTCGCCGGTGGCGCCTCCACCCTGGCGCTGGTCGGACCGAGCGCCGGGTTCCTGCTCGGATTCCTGCCCGCCGCCGTCATCACCTCTCTGCTCAAGGGCGAAGCGCGCACCGACTCGGCCAAAGGCAGCATGCTGACCGCGGCACGGTATTGCGGCGCGGCCTTGGTGGGTTGCGTCGCCGTGGACTATCTCTTCGGATTCATCATTCAGTCCGCCGTCACGAGCGTATCCCTGCCGGTCGTGGCCGTCGCTTCCATGGGCTTCGTGTTCGGCGACGTCATCAAGGCCGTCGTCGCCTCGGCAGTGGCTGCCGGATTGGCGAAGCTTCGGTAG
- a CDS encoding ATP-binding protein, whose translation MPKNVNTLLVANRGEIALRVVRTAREMGIPTVAVYAEQDRHAQYVQMADDAYLLSGDTYKDTYLNEDLLIDILHRSGADAVHPGYGFLSEVASFAQKVIDAGATWVGPNPKALVDLGDKITARRVATFAKVPPVPGISHSISDMRLLLDFAHTHGYPLMLKRTDGGGGRGITLVRNDDELRGFYMNHDALQGGDLNEYFVERFIDKGRHVETQCGRDTHGNFTVYSTRDCSVQRRNQKLVEEAPAPFLPDTVMEQLARYSRNLFEAVGYVGLGTCEFMVTEQGKVYFLEVNPRLQVEHTVSEEVCGLDLVREQLTIANGGELTVEHPIRGHSFELRLTCEDPAKNLTPSSGTLTALRWPSGPGIRVDSGVLEGDTISPKFDSMMGKLVVTASDRANAVARVRRALEELSIEGVPTPASLFERIFNDDEFTAEHGAAYDVSTKWLERKYLNKEAASSHGGQPASLSGAADEGKDIESSETFVIEVNNHRVSLTVPTDIVANLTGSAKARDAKRAIQPLRGQGLHHVKRGPQASEGQSGIIASPMQAVVTRINVAEGQEVAKGDLLVVLESMKMENYVYAPVKGTVTKIFVGPANGVEAGETLLTINVAGTTPESKDEEAEQ comes from the coding sequence ATGCCTAAAAACGTCAACACACTCTTGGTGGCCAATCGTGGTGAGATTGCGCTACGTGTAGTGCGCACCGCCCGCGAAATGGGGATTCCCACGGTGGCGGTGTATGCCGAACAGGACCGTCATGCGCAATATGTGCAGATGGCCGATGACGCGTATCTGCTGTCGGGCGACACCTACAAAGACACGTATCTCAACGAGGATCTGCTCATCGACATTCTGCACCGCAGCGGCGCCGATGCGGTGCATCCGGGTTATGGCTTCCTTTCCGAGGTGGCGAGTTTCGCGCAGAAGGTGATTGATGCCGGCGCGACATGGGTCGGCCCGAATCCGAAGGCGCTGGTCGATCTGGGAGACAAGATCACCGCACGGCGAGTGGCGACCTTCGCCAAGGTCCCGCCGGTGCCGGGCATCTCGCATTCGATTTCCGACATGCGCCTGCTGCTCGACTTCGCGCATACGCACGGCTATCCGCTGATGTTGAAGCGCACCGACGGCGGTGGCGGCCGCGGCATCACGCTGGTGCGCAACGACGATGAGCTTCGCGGATTCTACATGAATCATGACGCGCTGCAGGGCGGCGACCTGAACGAATACTTCGTGGAACGCTTCATCGACAAGGGCCGTCATGTGGAGACGCAGTGCGGCCGCGATACGCATGGCAACTTCACCGTGTATTCCACGCGCGACTGCTCCGTGCAACGCCGCAATCAAAAGCTGGTCGAAGAGGCCCCGGCGCCGTTCCTGCCCGACACCGTGATGGAACAGCTCGCCCGTTACTCCCGCAACCTGTTCGAAGCCGTGGGCTACGTGGGTCTGGGCACCTGCGAATTCATGGTGACCGAACAGGGCAAGGTGTACTTCCTGGAGGTCAATCCGCGTCTGCAAGTCGAACATACCGTCAGTGAGGAGGTGTGCGGGCTTGATCTGGTGCGCGAGCAGCTGACGATTGCGAACGGCGGTGAGCTGACGGTGGAGCATCCGATTCGAGGCCATAGCTTCGAGCTGCGCCTCACCTGCGAGGATCCGGCCAAGAACCTGACGCCGAGCTCCGGCACGCTCACCGCGTTGCGTTGGCCGTCCGGTCCGGGCATCCGCGTGGATTCCGGTGTGCTTGAAGGCGACACCATTTCGCCGAAGTTCGATTCGATGATGGGCAAGCTCGTCGTTACCGCCTCCGATCGGGCGAACGCCGTGGCCCGCGTGCGTCGTGCGTTGGAGGAGCTGAGCATCGAGGGCGTACCGACGCCGGCCAGCCTGTTCGAACGAATCTTCAACGATGATGAATTCACCGCCGAGCATGGTGCCGCGTATGACGTGAGCACGAAGTGGCTGGAACGTAAGTACCTCAATAAGGAGGCCGCCTCCTCGCACGGCGGCCAGCCGGCCTCGCTGAGCGGTGCCGCCGACGAAGGCAAGGATATCGAATCCAGCGAGACCTTCGTGATCGAAGTCAACAACCACAGGGTGTCGCTGACGGTACCGACCGACATCGTGGCGAACCTGACCGGTTCGGCCAAGGCCCGCGACGCCAAACGTGCCATCCAGCCGCTGCGCGGGCAGGGTCTGCATCACGTCAAACGGGGCCCGCAGGCCAGCGAAGGGCAGTCCGGCATCATTGCCTCGCCGATGCAGGCCGTGGTCACGCGCATCAACGTGGCCGAGGGGCAGGAGGTCGCCAAGGGCGATCTGCTGGTGGTGCTCGAATCCATGAAGATGGAGAACTACGTGTACGCGCCGGTCAAGGGCACGGTAACGAAGATCTTCGTCGGTCCGGCCAACGGCGTGGAGGCGGGGGAGACGTTGCTCACCATCAACGTGGCGGGCACAACCCCCGAATCCAAGGACGAGGAGGCCGAGCAATGA
- a CDS encoding acyl-CoA carboxylase subunit beta, which translates to MTDILTSPAVQDAVDHVEGSQPIRPAVLRAAQLAHEAEDHARDRQHVKGKLTARERLDLLLDTGTFEEIGRFCGGDINGGQAGAAVITGFGEIHGRKVAVYAQDFSVKGGTLGVAEGRKICRLMDQALNLKVPIIALIDSGGARIQEGVAALTQYGHLFTKTCEASGFVPQLSLILGPCAGGAVYCPALTDLIIMTRENSNMFVTGPDVVKAATGEVISMEDLGGGHVHNTTSGVAHYLGEDEADAIDYARTVLAYLPSNSDLTPPTYAYAATRADRDVARRLADVVPENDRQPYDVLDVIRCVVDYGEFVQVHELFACSAVVGFACIDGHPVGIVANQPNVNAGILDVDSSEKVARFVRLCDAFNLPVITFVDTPGYKPGAQQEHAGIIRRGAKVIYAYANAQVPLVTVILRKAFGGAYIVMGSKSIGADLNYAWPSSQIAVLGATGAVNIIHRKDLQKAKDSGKDVEALRAKYTAEYERTTVNANLSLEMGEIDAMIDPEQTRETIVDALRLLASKKRARKTTKHHGNQPL; encoded by the coding sequence ATGACCGATATTCTCACCAGCCCGGCCGTGCAGGATGCCGTGGATCATGTCGAAGGCTCGCAGCCGATCCGTCCCGCGGTGTTGCGTGCCGCGCAGCTTGCGCACGAGGCGGAGGACCATGCCCGCGACCGTCAGCATGTCAAAGGCAAGCTGACCGCCCGCGAACGGCTCGATCTGCTGCTCGATACCGGCACTTTCGAGGAAATCGGCAGATTCTGCGGCGGCGACATCAACGGAGGTCAGGCGGGTGCCGCCGTCATCACCGGCTTCGGCGAGATCCACGGCCGCAAAGTGGCCGTCTATGCGCAGGACTTCTCCGTCAAGGGCGGCACATTGGGCGTGGCCGAAGGTCGTAAGATCTGTCGGCTGATGGATCAGGCACTGAATCTCAAGGTGCCGATCATCGCATTGATCGATTCCGGCGGCGCGCGCATCCAGGAGGGCGTGGCCGCGCTCACGCAGTACGGTCACCTGTTCACGAAGACCTGCGAGGCAAGCGGATTCGTACCACAGCTTTCGCTGATTCTCGGTCCGTGCGCCGGTGGTGCCGTGTACTGCCCGGCGTTGACCGATCTGATCATCATGACTCGCGAGAACTCCAACATGTTCGTCACCGGTCCGGATGTGGTCAAGGCGGCCACCGGCGAGGTGATCAGCATGGAGGATCTGGGTGGCGGCCATGTGCACAACACCACCTCCGGCGTGGCCCACTATCTGGGCGAGGATGAGGCCGATGCAATCGACTATGCGCGCACGGTGCTCGCCTACCTGCCGTCGAACTCCGATCTCACACCGCCGACCTACGCGTATGCGGCGACCAGGGCCGACCGGGACGTAGCCAGAAGGCTTGCCGACGTCGTACCGGAAAACGACCGGCAACCCTACGACGTGCTCGATGTGATCCGTTGTGTCGTGGACTATGGCGAATTCGTGCAGGTGCATGAGCTGTTCGCTTGTTCCGCAGTGGTCGGCTTCGCCTGCATCGACGGGCATCCGGTGGGAATCGTGGCCAACCAGCCGAATGTCAATGCGGGCATCCTCGATGTGGACTCCTCCGAAAAGGTGGCGCGATTCGTGCGTCTATGCGATGCGTTCAACCTGCCGGTCATCACGTTCGTGGATACACCCGGCTACAAGCCGGGTGCGCAGCAGGAGCATGCGGGCATCATCCGCCGTGGTGCGAAAGTGATCTATGCCTACGCCAATGCGCAGGTGCCGCTCGTCACCGTGATTCTGCGCAAGGCCTTCGGCGGCGCCTACATCGTGATGGGTTCCAAGTCGATTGGCGCGGATCTCAACTATGCATGGCCGTCCAGCCAGATCGCAGTGCTCGGTGCCACCGGTGCGGTGAACATCATCCATCGCAAAGACCTGCAGAAAGCCAAGGATTCCGGCAAGGACGTGGAGGCGCTCAGGGCCAAATACACGGCCGAGTACGAACGCACCACCGTCAATGCGAACCTGTCGCTGGAAATGGGCGAGATCGACGCGATGATCGATCCCGAGCAGACCCGCGAAACCATCGTCGACGCGTTGCGACTGCTCGCCAGCAAGAAGCGCGCCCGCAAAACCACCAAGCATCACGGCAATCAGCCACTCTGA